A genome region from Syntrophaceae bacterium includes the following:
- the fliM gene encoding flagellar motor switch protein FliM — MSNILSQEEVDVLLKGLSGGEIDTDRVEQHEPGDVLPYDLTSQDRIIRGRMPTFEMTTEKFARIFRLSLSSLLRRVVGVSALSVEMMKFGEFLKTLPVPTSLHIFRMDPLRGSAIFVVESKVIFSLVDILFGGSGQSSFKIEGREFTAIENRLIKRVVLSALADFEKAWKAILEVKITHQRSEINPQFAHIVPLTDVVVVVHFEIEMEFSSGIVSICIPYSMLEPVREKLQAGFQSDALEVDREWANRFKEGLVASKVELIVELGRTEVSAKEVVGLKKGDVIMLDRYRVDPLDVYVEGVQKLRAYPGVYKGNTAIQIAGMVEGKEARYYGTE; from the coding sequence ATGTCCAACATCCTGTCCCAGGAAGAAGTCGACGTCCTCTTGAAAGGGCTCTCCGGCGGGGAGATCGACACGGACCGGGTCGAGCAGCACGAGCCGGGCGATGTCCTTCCCTACGACCTGACCAGCCAGGACCGGATTATCCGGGGCCGGATGCCCACCTTCGAGATGACGACGGAGAAGTTCGCCCGCATCTTCCGGCTCAGCCTCTCGTCGCTGTTGCGGCGGGTCGTCGGGGTGAGCGCCCTGTCGGTGGAGATGATGAAGTTCGGCGAGTTCCTCAAGACGCTCCCGGTGCCGACGAGCCTGCACATCTTCCGGATGGACCCGCTTCGGGGCAGCGCGATCTTCGTCGTCGAGTCGAAGGTGATCTTTTCCCTCGTGGACATCCTCTTCGGCGGCTCGGGACAGTCGAGCTTCAAGATCGAGGGCCGCGAGTTCACCGCCATCGAGAACCGCCTGATCAAGCGGGTCGTGCTCAGCGCGTTGGCCGATTTCGAGAAGGCCTGGAAGGCGATCCTCGAGGTGAAGATCACGCACCAGCGCTCGGAGATCAACCCCCAGTTCGCGCACATCGTCCCGCTGACGGACGTGGTCGTCGTGGTGCACTTCGAGATCGAGATGGAGTTCTCCTCGGGCATCGTGTCCATCTGCATCCCCTATTCGATGCTGGAGCCCGTGCGCGAGAAGCTGCAGGCCGGCTTCCAGAGCGACGCCCTGGAGGTGGACCGGGAGTGGGCCAACCGGTTCAAGGAGGGGCTCGTCGCGTCGAAGGTGGAGCTCATCGTGGAGCTCGGGCGCACGGAAGTCAGCGCCAAGGAGGTGGTCGGCCTCAAGAAGGGCGACGTCATCATGCTCGACCGCTACCGCGTTGACCCGCTCGACGTCTACGTGGAGGGGGTCCAGAAGCTGCGCGCCTACCCGGGCGTCTACAAGGGAAACACGGCGATTCAGATCGCGGGAATGGTGGAAGGAAAAGAGGCTCGGTACTATGGAACAGAATGA
- a CDS encoding flagellar basal body protein FliL produces the protein MAKEAEKNKTEEQAAEGGKEKKKGSKLKWILIGVVLLLVLGGGGAGAYLFLNKSAGKEPQAPPKPPIGAVWAPDVFIINLADADADRYLKITMNFELSDALAATELEQMKPKVRDMVLGVLTVKTFKDLNNFEGKQRLKEEIAMRLNSHLTRGKVVQVYFTDFVVQ, from the coding sequence ATGGCCAAGGAAGCGGAAAAGAACAAGACGGAAGAGCAGGCCGCCGAGGGCGGCAAGGAAAAGAAGAAGGGCTCCAAGCTCAAGTGGATCCTCATCGGCGTGGTCCTCCTGCTGGTGCTCGGAGGAGGCGGCGCCGGGGCCTATCTGTTCCTGAACAAGTCGGCGGGCAAGGAGCCCCAGGCCCCCCCGAAGCCCCCCATCGGCGCCGTCTGGGCACCCGACGTGTTCATCATCAACCTCGCCGACGCCGATGCGGACCGCTATCTCAAGATCACCATGAACTTCGAACTGTCGGACGCGCTCGCCGCGACCGAGCTGGAACAGATGAAGCCGAAGGTGCGCGACATGGTCCTCGGCGTGCTGACCGTGAAGACGTTCAAGGACCTGAACAACTTCGAGGGCAAGCAGCGCCTCAAGGAAGAGATCGCCATGCGCCTCAACAGCCACCTCACGAGGGGCAAGGTGGTGCAGGTCTACTTCACGGATTTTGTGGTGCAATAA